In the genome of Phragmites australis chromosome 9, lpPhrAust1.1, whole genome shotgun sequence, the window ACGCTGAGAATCTCTTCGTAACACAAATCGTGAAAAAAAATCGTTGAAGTTctgaaaaaaactaaaatccGTTCATGACGAAATTTTTACCTGTGACAGGAATCCTTAGCATAGTCTAAGTGGAACCAAACACACTTAGCCTCCCATCCGACGGCCGGGATCTCTCCGCCCGTGACCACGCCTTTCGAATTAAAGCGCTCGCAGTCGCAGGCCGGTCCCGTGTCGAAGGGCAAGGACAACCCTTAAAGCACGCCGTTTGCACATGCACCCCTACACTTCTGGATATTTGCGCCGTTTGGTGGTGTTATGCTCTGgttatttttttgttaaatgccAATTTCGACGTAAATTCATGATCTTAGCTTTTAAAAAGCCCCAGATTTGGGATGATTTTCTAGAAAATCAACACGGGCCTCGTGAGCCGTACACCGCAATGGTTACATAATCATCTCGTCCGTACACGCGGCGGTGTAAAAAACATTTCCCGCAAGAAACAGCAAGCAggcccttcccttccactccCCTTCTCATCTcatccctccctccccctctctctctctcttcccaaGAAGCGGACGAAGCGCAGCGCTGCAGATTTCGATCCGGTTCCCAATGCCTCCCAAGGCCGTCCTGTAGCTCCCGTCTCCGCAGCTAGATCTGTCGCGGCACGGCGCCTGGATCCAGTGGGCGCGTGGCCTGAAGCCCCAGATCCGAGCAAAACCGAGCCTTTTGTGGTGACCTCTTTGCTCTAGCTCGAGATTAGTAGCTGCCATTTTCCCCTGCTCTTCTTGAGGAAATTTGGGCGGTTTTAGGGGTTGGTTTTGGTTTTCCTAGATTCGGTTTGCATCTGCACGGTCCAGATTTAGCTGCATTTGCCAGTATTGGCCTCTTCTTGTGATAAAAATCTAGTCTTGTTCTCTAGTTCTTGCTCCACCTTGTCCATTATCTTGATTTGTTAGCGGTAATCTTTACTGTGGACATGGTATTGGTGTGAGAAAACTTTGTGGAAGATGTGGAAACAGTTCCTCAGCAAGCTGCCCCGGAAGTCCTCGGTCTCCGGGGAGCCTGGTCAGTGCAGCAATGTCACCGGGATACAGCGCACGAGCAGCTGTGGCAGCATCCCGCCTGGTCGCCCGGCTTCCGCCATTAGGCGCATGTCATCTGCCGTCTTTCCATCAAGCGTCGTGGCTGGCATTGAGCCGTTGGTTTCGTTCAAGGATGTCCCGAACTCGGAGAAGCAGAATCTGTTTGTGAGCAAGTTGAGCCTGTGCTGTGCTGTGTTTGATTTCTCGGACCCCAACAAGAGTTCGGTGGAGAAAGATATCAAGAGGCAGACATTGCTGGATCTTATAGAGTACGTCGGATCCTGCAATTCCCGTTTCTCGGAGCCCGCGATTGCTGCCTGCTCTAGGATGTGTGCCATCAACCTGTTTCGGGCGTTCCCACCAAATTACAGGTCTGGTTCATCTGGTGGTGGtgagggtgatgaggaggagcCGATGTTCGATCTGGCATGGTGCCATCTGCAGCTTGTGTATGAGCTACTACTGAAATTTATTGGATCGTCATCCTTGGATGCCAAGATAGGGAAGAAGCACTTTGATCACTCGTTCATTGTGAAACTTCTCAATCTTCTTGATTCTGAGGACCCAAGAGAAAGGGATTGTTTGAAAACTATTCTCCACAGGATTTACGGGAAGTTCATGGTACACCGTCCTTTCATCCGCAAAGCAGTGAGCAATATATTCTACCAGTTTGTGTTTGAGACTGACCGGCATAATGGGATTGCTGAGCTGCTGGAGGTATTTGGCAGTGTCATTAGTGGCTTTGCATTGCCTTTGAAGGAAGAACACAAAATCTTTCTTTGGAGAGTTTTGGTTCCTTTACACAAACCAAAATCGGTTGGTCTGTATCTCCAGCAGCTGACTTACTGTGTGACACAGTTTCTAGAAAAGGACCCGAAGCTTGCAAGCTCAGTAATAATTGGTTTGTTAAAATATTGGCCAATAACAAATTGTCAGAAGGAAGTGATGTTTCTGAGTGAGATCGAAGAGATCTTGGAGTCTACCAGCCAGGTGGAATTCCAGAAATGTATGGTTCCATTGTTTCGGCGGATTGCTCATTGCATCACTAGTTCTCACTTCCAGGTAACTTGCACCGACAAATGTAACCTAGTATATATTAGTTGCTTGTTGTAATATGCATTGCAATAACCAAACTATCATATGAAATTAGGTTCATTCTAAGAGTAattgctatattttt includes:
- the LOC133929375 gene encoding serine/threonine protein phosphatase 2A 57 kDa regulatory subunit B' kappa isoform-like, producing the protein MWKQFLSKLPRKSSVSGEPGQCSNVTGIQRTSSCGSIPPGRPASAIRRMSSAVFPSSVVAGIEPLVSFKDVPNSEKQNLFVSKLSLCCAVFDFSDPNKSSVEKDIKRQTLLDLIEYVGSCNSRFSEPAIAACSRMCAINLFRAFPPNYRSGSSGGGEGDEEEPMFDLAWCHLQLVYELLLKFIGSSSLDAKIGKKHFDHSFIVKLLNLLDSEDPRERDCLKTILHRIYGKFMVHRPFIRKAVSNIFYQFVFETDRHNGIAELLEVFGSVISGFALPLKEEHKIFLWRVLVPLHKPKSVGLYLQQLTYCVTQFLEKDPKLASSVIIGLLKYWPITNCQKEVMFLSEIEEILESTSQVEFQKCMVPLFRRIAHCITSSHFQVAERALFVWNNDHIISLIAQNRQVIMPIIVPALEQNIQNHWNQAVLNLTANVKKMFSEMDEDLVSSCLAKYKEDEEKRVSLEAKRKLTWEKLESAAAFQPVTGHTAVMVGHQPSANLIATLI